In Phreatobacter oligotrophus, one DNA window encodes the following:
- a CDS encoding glucose 1-dehydrogenase — MTASSFDLTGRRALITGSGSGIGLAYAEGLAAAGAEIILNGRDKAKLAAAEAGLRAKGYKVSSRAFDVTDPEAVQAGVDAIEKEIGPIQVLVNNAGMTIRQPLEDFPVDSWRRVMATNIDSVFYVSKAVAKHMLPRGYGKIINTCSVMSELGRPSIAPYTASKGAVKMMTRQMAVEWGRRGIRSNGIAPGYFKTELTDALVKDEKFSSWLEARTPLGRWGDVSELQGACVFLAAPASDFVTGHVLFVDGGLTASV, encoded by the coding sequence ATGACCGCTTCATCCTTCGACCTCACCGGCCGCCGCGCCCTCATCACCGGCTCCGGTTCGGGCATCGGGCTGGCCTATGCCGAGGGACTGGCGGCGGCGGGTGCCGAGATCATCCTCAACGGCCGCGACAAGGCGAAGCTGGCGGCGGCGGAGGCGGGCCTCAGGGCCAAGGGCTACAAGGTCTCGTCGCGCGCCTTCGACGTGACCGATCCCGAGGCGGTCCAGGCCGGCGTCGACGCCATCGAGAAGGAGATCGGCCCGATCCAGGTGCTGGTGAACAATGCCGGCATGACCATCCGCCAGCCGCTGGAGGACTTCCCCGTCGATTCCTGGCGGCGGGTCATGGCGACCAATATCGACAGCGTCTTCTACGTGTCGAAGGCCGTGGCCAAGCACATGCTGCCGCGCGGCTACGGCAAGATCATCAACACCTGTTCGGTCATGAGCGAGCTCGGCCGTCCCTCCATCGCGCCCTACACGGCGTCGAAGGGCGCGGTGAAGATGATGACGCGGCAGATGGCGGTGGAATGGGGCCGCCGCGGCATCCGCTCCAACGGCATCGCCCCGGGCTATTTCAAGACCGAGCTGACGGACGCGCTGGTGAAGGACGAGAAGTTCTCGTCCTGGCTGGAGGCCCGCACCCCGCTGGGACGCTGGGGCGACGTCTCGGAGCTGCAGGGCGCCTGCGTGTTCCTGGCGGCGCCGGCCTCCGACTTCGTCACCGGCCACGTGCTCTTCGTCGATGGCGGCCTGACCGCCT
- a CDS encoding M48 family metalloprotease: MALALFLSACATAPDTTPLPEPVPTETRLPPLTSRDHGRILAAFGGEYSAPGIDRLADEVLDRLAAASDKPDLRYRLTVLNSSTVNAFALPSGHLYITRGMLALINDMSEFAAVLGHEMAHVSARHANQREDQVRTSELVAVMRARLLNDVAGAEARREAARVSLANFSRSQELEADTIGVALIAKAGFDPYGASRFLQTMDRNAELRGQAQANNGSPDFLSSHPSTPERIRQAVLAARQHIAPEGRPRDRERYLRAIDGITFGEDPRQGVVRGRSFLHPRLGFTVTAPEGFTLENSRQAVTGLGPNDMAIRLDVVRVASSQSLPDYLKSGWIDGLSPETVEAVTINGFQAATAVARGSDWSFRIFVVRFGSEVYRIIYAARDLNAEVDGSFRASMETFRRLTSAEAAVKPLRIRTPRAGEGDTVLTFARKMQVPDRADERFRVLNGLADGEQPRGGELVKIIAE; this comes from the coding sequence ATGGCGCTCGCCCTGTTCCTGTCGGCCTGCGCGACGGCTCCGGATACCACGCCACTGCCCGAGCCGGTGCCGACCGAGACGCGGCTGCCGCCCCTCACCTCGCGCGACCATGGCCGGATCCTCGCGGCTTTCGGCGGCGAATACAGCGCCCCCGGCATCGATCGCCTGGCCGATGAGGTGCTCGACCGCCTTGCCGCGGCCTCCGACAAGCCGGACCTGCGCTACCGCCTGACGGTGCTCAATTCCTCCACCGTCAACGCCTTCGCCCTGCCGTCCGGCCATCTCTACATCACCCGCGGCATGCTGGCGCTGATCAACGACATGAGCGAGTTCGCCGCCGTGCTCGGCCACGAGATGGCGCATGTCTCGGCCCGCCATGCCAACCAGCGCGAGGACCAGGTGCGCACCAGCGAGCTCGTCGCGGTGATGCGGGCGCGCCTGCTCAACGACGTTGCCGGCGCCGAGGCGCGGCGCGAGGCGGCGCGGGTGTCGCTGGCGAACTTCTCGCGCAGCCAGGAGCTCGAGGCCGACACGATCGGCGTCGCGCTGATCGCCAAGGCCGGGTTCGACCCCTATGGCGCCTCGCGCTTCCTGCAGACCATGGACCGCAATGCCGAGCTTCGCGGGCAGGCCCAGGCGAATAACGGCTCGCCGGACTTCCTGTCCTCCCATCCCTCCACGCCGGAGCGCATCCGCCAGGCGGTGCTGGCGGCGCGCCAGCACATCGCGCCGGAGGGCCGGCCGCGCGATCGCGAGCGCTATCTGCGCGCCATCGACGGCATCACCTTCGGCGAGGACCCGCGCCAGGGCGTGGTGCGCGGCCGCAGCTTCCTGCATCCGCGGCTCGGCTTCACCGTGACGGCGCCGGAGGGCTTCACGCTGGAGAACAGCCGCCAGGCGGTGACCGGCCTTGGCCCCAACGACATGGCGATCCGCCTCGACGTGGTGCGCGTGGCTTCGAGCCAATCGCTGCCCGACTACCTGAAGTCCGGCTGGATCGATGGCCTGTCGCCCGAGACGGTCGAGGCGGTGACCATCAACGGCTTCCAGGCCGCGACGGCGGTTGCCCGCGGCAGCGACTGGTCCTTCCGCATCTTCGTGGTGCGCTTCGGCAGCGAGGTCTATCGCATCATCTATGCGGCGCGGGACCTCAATGCCGAGGTCGACGGCAGCTTCCGCGCCTCGATGGAGACCTTCCGCCGGCTCACCAGCGCCGAGGCTGCGGTGAAGCCCCTGCGGATCCGTACCCCGCGCGCCGGGGAGGGCGACACGGTGCTGACCTTCGCCCGCAAGATGCAGGTGCCGGACCGCGCCGACGAGCGCTTCCGCGTGCTCAATGGCCTGGCCGATGGCGAGCAGCCGCGCGGCGGCGAGCTGGTCAAGATCATCGCAGAGTAG